A region of Candidatus Binatia bacterium DNA encodes the following proteins:
- a CDS encoding ABC transporter substrate-binding protein: protein MLVAACARPQERPPGYLVVGLDAAPTALDPRTASDASSTIVLDLVHRGLTTTNAAGEPTPDLAERWESPDPLTYRFHLRAARFHDGAPVRADDVVATYRSLASPALRAQQHEALELVAEVVAEDERTVRFTLREPAATFLHATRLAILPAKCAALPECRIGAGPFRLESADIDTVRVAASDTAEPRPALPGILFRVAPDSVSRALALARGAIDLVQNAVEPDLLPWLEEQGLDVVATPGSTFHYVGLDLRDPLLADLRVRRAIAHAIDRESIVRFVLAGHARPANGLFPPEHWAHHDGAEYRYDPALARRLVEEAGAAGRRLTLKTSSVEIRRRVGEVVAAMLGEVGLDVEVRPLEWASLYGDVRRGRFDLFILAWVGIEDPDHWHTILHSRMTPPHGSNRGGYANDEVDLLTLEARRLPDREQRLERYRRVTDIAQRDLPFVPLWWVDNVVVKTKRLDGFVPTPTGDLRSLATARLISVPPATS from the coding sequence GTGCTCGTCGCGGCCTGCGCGCGGCCGCAGGAGCGTCCTCCGGGCTACCTCGTCGTCGGTCTCGACGCGGCGCCGACGGCGCTCGATCCGCGCACCGCGAGCGACGCGAGCTCGACGATCGTGCTCGACCTCGTGCACCGCGGTCTCACCACCACCAACGCGGCCGGCGAGCCGACGCCCGATCTCGCGGAGCGCTGGGAGTCGCCGGATCCTCTCACCTACCGCTTCCACCTCCGCGCCGCGCGCTTTCACGACGGCGCGCCGGTGCGCGCCGACGACGTCGTCGCGACGTACCGCTCGCTCGCCTCGCCGGCGCTGCGCGCGCAGCAGCACGAGGCCCTCGAGCTCGTCGCCGAGGTCGTCGCCGAGGACGAGCGGACGGTGCGCTTCACGCTGCGCGAGCCCGCGGCGACGTTCCTCCATGCGACGCGCCTCGCGATCCTCCCCGCGAAGTGCGCAGCGCTGCCGGAGTGCCGCATCGGCGCCGGCCCGTTCCGTCTCGAGTCGGCGGACATCGACACCGTCCGTGTCGCGGCGAGCGACACCGCCGAGCCGCGCCCCGCGCTGCCGGGAATCCTCTTCCGCGTCGCGCCGGACAGCGTGTCGCGCGCGCTGGCGCTGGCGCGCGGCGCGATCGACCTGGTGCAGAACGCGGTCGAGCCCGACCTGCTGCCGTGGCTGGAAGAGCAAGGGCTCGACGTCGTCGCGACCCCGGGCTCGACCTTTCACTACGTCGGGCTCGATCTGCGCGATCCGCTGCTCGCCGATCTGCGGGTGCGGCGCGCGATCGCGCACGCGATCGACCGCGAGTCGATCGTGCGCTTCGTGCTCGCCGGTCACGCGCGTCCGGCGAACGGGCTCTTCCCGCCCGAGCACTGGGCACACCACGACGGCGCCGAGTACCGCTACGATCCCGCGCTCGCCCGACGCCTCGTCGAGGAGGCCGGCGCCGCCGGGCGACGCTTGACGCTCAAGACGTCGAGCGTCGAGATCCGCCGCCGCGTCGGCGAGGTCGTCGCCGCGATGCTCGGCGAGGTCGGGCTCGACGTCGAGGTGCGGCCGCTCGAGTGGGCGTCGCTCTACGGCGACGTGCGCCGCGGACGCTTCGACCTCTTCATCCTCGCCTGGGTCGGCATCGAGGACCCGGACCACTGGCACACGATCCTGCACTCGCGGATGACGCCGCCGCACGGCAGCAACCGCGGGGGCTACGCGAACGACGAGGTCGATCTGCTGACGCTCGAGGCGCGGCGCCTCCCCGACCGCGAGCAGCGTCTCGAGCGCTACCGGCGCGTCACGGACATCGCGCAGCGCGATCTGCCGTTCGTGCCGCTGTGGTGGGTCGACAACGTCGTCGTCAAGACAAAGCGTCTCGACGGCTTCGTACCGACGCCGACCGGCGACCTGCGCTCGCTCGCGACGGCGCGTCTGATCTCCGTACCGCCCGCGACTTCGTGA
- a CDS encoding transglycosylase SLT domain-containing protein, translated as MIRRWLLVGLLSVVTFASVSRADQGPFPRPKVLEPAIKFWRDIFATYSKHQVVVHDDWYLGKVYEVVDFRSWVSDGEPLTISQENEKKRQIEEAKQRVRNILLSLHARGGDTSGMTADERRIYEMFRDVPGHDKFLLAADRVRAQPGLRERFALGIARQRGYLPRMEQVFREEGLPVQLARLPLIESCFDLNAYSKVGAAGVWQFMPSTGKQYLHISDAIDERRDPLRATRAAAQHLAADYQALGSWPLAITAYNHGRGGVARGVREIGSSDIGDLVTRYRGKAFGFASRNFYAEFLAALDVVERADELFGDLPYIPPIEGEEVPLPHPMGLHHAARLAGVRAEDLVAANPAFLSAVVDGRAYIPRGYRLRVPPGGDVVQVARATPPPVQRTQVASAKRPSKSTRPVTVASSKSSKSSKTQTASKSASSKSASRQVASKSSKGKSSAKKKPTVIVHRVQKGQTLGDIARRYGTTVEAIRSMNKVSARSLQVGQRLRIPS; from the coding sequence ATGATTCGTCGGTGGCTTCTCGTCGGCCTGCTGTCGGTCGTCACGTTCGCGAGCGTGTCGCGCGCCGACCAGGGACCATTCCCGAGACCGAAGGTGCTCGAGCCGGCGATCAAGTTCTGGCGCGACATCTTCGCGACCTACTCGAAGCACCAGGTGGTGGTGCACGATGATTGGTATCTCGGCAAGGTCTACGAGGTCGTCGACTTCCGCTCCTGGGTGAGCGACGGCGAGCCGCTGACCATCTCGCAGGAGAACGAGAAGAAGCGCCAGATCGAGGAAGCGAAGCAGCGCGTGCGCAACATCCTGCTCTCACTGCACGCGCGTGGTGGCGACACGTCCGGCATGACGGCGGACGAGCGTCGCATCTACGAGATGTTCCGCGACGTGCCGGGGCACGACAAGTTCCTGCTCGCGGCCGATCGCGTGCGCGCGCAGCCGGGTCTGCGCGAGCGCTTCGCGCTCGGCATCGCGCGTCAGCGCGGCTACCTGCCGCGCATGGAGCAGGTGTTCCGCGAGGAAGGCCTGCCCGTGCAGCTCGCGCGCCTGCCGCTCATCGAGTCGTGCTTCGACCTGAACGCCTACTCGAAGGTCGGCGCGGCCGGCGTGTGGCAGTTCATGCCGTCGACCGGCAAGCAGTACCTGCACATCAGCGACGCGATCGACGAGCGTCGCGATCCGCTGCGCGCGACGCGCGCGGCGGCGCAGCACCTCGCGGCGGACTACCAGGCGCTCGGCTCCTGGCCGCTCGCGATCACCGCGTACAACCACGGCCGCGGCGGTGTGGCGCGCGGCGTGCGCGAGATCGGCTCGTCGGACATCGGCGACCTCGTCACGCGCTACCGCGGCAAGGCGTTCGGCTTCGCGTCGCGGAACTTCTACGCCGAGTTCCTCGCCGCGCTCGACGTCGTCGAGCGTGCCGACGAGCTGTTCGGCGACCTGCCGTACATCCCGCCGATCGAGGGCGAGGAGGTGCCGCTGCCGCACCCGATGGGGCTGCACCACGCTGCGCGTCTCGCGGGCGTCCGGGCCGAGGATCTGGTGGCCGCGAATCCGGCGTTCCTGTCCGCGGTGGTCGACGGACGCGCCTACATTCCGCGCGGCTACCGTCTCCGCGTCCCGCCGGGCGGCGACGTCGTGCAGGTCGCGCGCGCGACCCCGCCGCCGGTGCAGCGCACGCAGGTCGCGTCTGCGAAGCGACCGAGCAAGAGCACCCGTCCGGTCACGGTCGCGTCGAGCAAATCGAGCAAGAGCTCGAAGACCCAGACGGCGAGCAAGAGCGCGTCGAGCAAGAGCGCGTCCCGCCAGGTCGCGAGCAAGAGCAGCAAGGGCAAGAGCAGCGCGAAGAAGAAGCCGACCGTGATCGTGCACCGCGTGCAGAAGGGGCAGACGCTCGGCGACATCGCGCGCCGCTACGGCACGACCGTCGAGGCGATCCGCAGCATGAACAAGGTGAGCGCGCGCTCGTTGCAGGTCGGCCAGCGGCTGCGCATCCCGAGCTGA
- a CDS encoding bifunctional precorrin-2 dehydrogenase/sirohydrochlorin ferrochelatase: MRYLPILVDLAGRPCLVVGGGAVAARKAATLLDAGARVRVVAPSVSREMEEVAARPDVTVERRAYRREDLTGVALAFAATDDAELQERIARDARDASVWLNAVDEPERCSFVMPAILDRDPLVVAVGTGGASPALARRIRDDIGQLLGPEYDAALAHLALLRTRYVPGPARQAAFNRLVDGGLLEALRARDGARVEALTREACSGLDAVAQEAP; encoded by the coding sequence ATGCGCTATCTGCCGATCCTGGTCGATCTCGCGGGACGCCCGTGCCTGGTCGTCGGCGGCGGGGCCGTCGCGGCGCGCAAGGCGGCCACCTTGCTCGACGCCGGAGCGCGCGTGAGGGTCGTCGCGCCGAGCGTGTCGCGCGAGATGGAGGAGGTCGCGGCGCGGCCGGACGTCACCGTCGAGCGCCGCGCCTACCGGCGCGAGGACCTGACGGGGGTGGCGCTCGCCTTCGCGGCGACCGACGACGCGGAGCTGCAGGAGCGCATCGCGCGCGACGCGCGCGACGCCTCGGTGTGGCTCAACGCCGTCGACGAGCCGGAGCGCTGCTCGTTCGTCATGCCCGCGATCCTCGATCGCGATCCGCTGGTGGTGGCGGTCGGGACGGGCGGCGCGAGCCCGGCGCTCGCGCGCCGCATCCGCGACGACATCGGCCAGCTCCTCGGGCCCGAGTACGACGCCGCGCTCGCGCACCTCGCGCTGCTGCGCACGCGCTATGTGCCGGGTCCGGCGCGTCAGGCCGCGTTCAACCGCCTCGTCGACGGTGGGCTGCTCGAGGCGCTGCGCGCGCGCGACGGCGCGCGCGTCGAGGCGCTCACGCGCGAGGCGTGCAGCGGGCTCGACGCCGTCGCACAGGAGGCGCCGTGA